In a genomic window of Desulfovermiculus halophilus DSM 18834:
- a CDS encoding ATP-binding protein, whose amino-acid sequence MLPKTKSKPKHTLSDLTALVYGPSKIGKSTWCSKADDALFLATEPGLNALEVFQTPITCWDDLLQACAEIAEGKHEFKTIVVDTVDNAYKMCSDYVCKKFKIEHESDLGYGKGYALINNEFQRVINKLAFLPYGLILISHSQERDIETRTGKHTRIVPTLPEKARKLVTGLVDLILFCDLDMKTGEDGKPVWQRVMRTKPSPNYDAGDRTGRLPEVIPLDFSSFVKAFNNTAAGAAASAARPKPEPTASAAAKPQQ is encoded by the coding sequence ATGCTTCCCAAGACCAAAAGCAAACCCAAACACACGCTCTCGGACCTCACCGCCCTGGTGTACGGCCCGAGCAAGATCGGCAAGAGCACCTGGTGCTCCAAGGCCGATGACGCACTGTTCCTGGCGACCGAGCCGGGCCTGAACGCCCTGGAGGTGTTTCAGACCCCGATCACCTGCTGGGACGACCTTCTGCAGGCCTGCGCCGAAATCGCCGAGGGCAAGCACGAGTTCAAGACCATCGTCGTCGACACGGTGGATAACGCCTACAAGATGTGCTCGGACTACGTCTGCAAGAAATTCAAGATCGAGCACGAATCCGACCTGGGCTACGGCAAGGGCTACGCGCTGATCAACAACGAGTTCCAGCGCGTCATCAACAAGCTCGCGTTCCTGCCCTACGGGCTGATCCTGATTTCCCACTCCCAGGAGCGGGACATCGAGACCCGGACCGGCAAACACACCCGCATCGTGCCGACGCTGCCGGAAAAGGCGCGGAAGCTGGTCACCGGTCTGGTGGACCTGATCCTGTTCTGCGACCTGGACATGAAAACCGGCGAGGACGGCAAGCCGGTCTGGCAACGCGTGATGCGCACCAAGCCCAGTCCCAACTACGACGCTGGTGACCGCACCGGCCGACTCCCCGAAGTCATCCCCCTCGATTTTTCGAGCTTCGTTAAAGCCTTCAACAACACGGCAGCCGGAGCTGCGGCGAGTGCCGCCCGGCCGAAGCCGGAGCCGACCGCGAGTGCGGCGGCGAAACCTCAACAGTAA
- a CDS encoding helix-turn-helix domain containing protein, whose amino-acid sequence MGNKQFSQAQKLTILKHAKQIGPKEAAKVAGVHYTTVYEWKRQLKELGEEAFLEHQPRRSGRGEKEITPEQESAILQVWNDNPAFGPG is encoded by the coding sequence ATGGGCAACAAGCAATTTAGTCAAGCACAAAAACTTACTATCCTGAAACACGCCAAACAGATCGGACCCAAGGAAGCAGCCAAGGTAGCTGGGGTCCACTACACCACGGTCTATGAGTGGAAAAGACAGCTCAAGGAGCTTGGTGAAGAAGCGTTTCTCGAGCATCAGCCCCGTCGGTCAGGCCGAGGGGAAAAGGAAATAACCCCTGAGCAGGAATCAGCCATCCTGCAGGTATGGAATGACAACCCTGCATTTGGCCCCGGAC
- a CDS encoding 7-cyano-7-deazaguanine synthase, with product MSGFLLPKTFSKLKDAPSFQGYLNFNDDGRSFGYPKQVVMFSGGLDSLAGAVDEVLNEKRKVVLVTHKSTPKLNKRHRRLEKMIADKAGENAPLHIGVRVNKNKGLNYEYTQRSRSFLYVSIGATIARMLNLKSVRFYENGVISLNLPVCAQVVGSRATRTTHPRVIQGFQKIISLVAGEPFTIENPYIWKTKADVVEVITKAGCQDMIAASTTCTHTWEMTKDRTHCGTCSQCIDRRFAMIAAKADQYDPVAAYKTDIFTQGRNKDEDKIMAAAYLERANQVCNQDDIAQFMARFSEVSRVFRYMDENPGSVAQKVYDLYKRHAKEVCDAMKTMIARNITAILQRTLPGDCLLRTMYESGSVISVPAVELAIEQPANYFRRRGDVWEVRFNKGEPIKLITANKGSQYLSYLLSHPNQPIPVAELVCGSFYDPSNGIFSAGEIDGEDIGDGYQITQGIPLTDAGVIIDAKAREQYRERISELLQDIDEARNTGNKEKEEELRDEMTVIACALNGSKARGGKPRTLGDKRKNVKDSFRIAVKRAIGKISEYDSPLGQHLDSSIKFGNEPVYSPEEEIVWEVRPIVNE from the coding sequence TTGTCCGGATTTTTATTACCAAAAACATTTAGCAAGTTGAAAGACGCTCCATCTTTTCAGGGCTACCTAAATTTCAACGATGACGGGAGAAGTTTCGGTTATCCGAAACAGGTGGTCATGTTTTCAGGTGGGCTGGATTCGCTGGCAGGTGCCGTCGACGAAGTGTTGAATGAAAAACGGAAGGTCGTCCTGGTCACTCACAAGTCAACCCCGAAACTCAACAAGCGCCATCGCCGACTGGAAAAGATGATTGCCGACAAGGCTGGGGAAAACGCTCCGCTACATATCGGCGTTCGCGTCAACAAGAACAAAGGACTGAACTACGAGTACACCCAGCGGAGCCGCTCCTTCCTGTATGTGTCTATTGGGGCGACCATCGCAAGGATGCTTAACCTAAAGAGTGTCCGCTTCTATGAGAACGGTGTCATCAGTCTGAATCTTCCGGTCTGTGCTCAGGTGGTCGGCAGCCGGGCCACACGCACTACTCATCCAAGAGTGATCCAGGGATTTCAGAAAATCATCAGTCTGGTGGCTGGCGAGCCGTTTACGATTGAGAATCCTTACATTTGGAAGACCAAGGCCGATGTCGTCGAGGTCATTACCAAGGCTGGTTGCCAGGACATGATCGCGGCATCGACCACCTGCACGCATACCTGGGAAATGACCAAAGATCGTACCCACTGCGGAACCTGCTCCCAGTGCATCGACCGACGGTTTGCCATGATTGCGGCCAAGGCCGATCAGTACGATCCGGTCGCGGCTTATAAGACCGACATTTTTACCCAAGGCAGAAATAAAGACGAAGATAAGATAATGGCAGCCGCCTACCTGGAAAGAGCCAACCAGGTTTGCAATCAGGATGATATCGCCCAGTTCATGGCCAGATTCAGTGAAGTAAGCAGGGTCTTCCGTTACATGGATGAAAATCCAGGGAGTGTGGCTCAAAAGGTATATGACCTCTATAAGCGGCACGCAAAAGAGGTCTGCGATGCGATGAAAACAATGATCGCCAGAAATATAACGGCTATCCTTCAGCGCACGTTGCCTGGAGATTGTCTGCTGCGGACAATGTATGAGTCAGGATCAGTTATCTCCGTTCCGGCCGTTGAACTGGCAATTGAACAACCGGCAAACTATTTCCGTCGACGTGGTGACGTTTGGGAAGTCAGATTTAACAAAGGAGAGCCCATCAAGCTGATAACTGCAAATAAAGGTTCTCAGTATCTCAGCTATCTACTGTCACACCCGAATCAGCCAATTCCTGTAGCCGAGCTTGTTTGCGGCTCTTTTTATGATCCATCCAATGGGATTTTTTCGGCTGGCGAAATCGATGGCGAGGACATTGGAGATGGCTACCAGATAACTCAAGGAATTCCCCTTACTGATGCGGGCGTCATTATCGATGCAAAAGCCAGAGAACAATATCGAGAAAGGATTTCGGAATTATTACAGGACATCGATGAGGCCCGCAATACAGGCAACAAGGAAAAAGAAGAAGAACTTAGGGATGAAATGACGGTGATCGCCTGCGCATTAAATGGCTCAAAGGCAAGGGGTGGAAAACCAAGGACTTTAGGTGACAAAAGGAAAAACGTGAAGGACTCTTTCCGTATAGCTGTAAAGCGTGCCATCGGAAAAATTTCTGAATACGACAGTCCTCTTGGTCAGCATCTTGACTCAAGCATCAAGTTTGGAAACGAGCCTGTTTACAGCCCTGAAGAGGAGATCGTTTGGGAGGTCCGCCCGATAGTCAACGAATGA
- a CDS encoding sigma-70 family RNA polymerase sigma factor, protein MVSQNSYDGIDKYAADLIRHKARQLVGKAGFTEDDRPDLEQELMIDLLQRMRHFNPAKAKKTTFMARIVERHISTILEARFAQCRDWRLCQTSLNEPLDNGEGDTTERIDFLDSEGSLGSGTRETRERLAHEIRMDLDRAIASLPEELRDLCVRLHDSTMAEVAREIGIPRTTLYERLSKLRDAFSEAGLTDYL, encoded by the coding sequence ATGGTTTCTCAGAATTCTTACGACGGCATCGACAAGTATGCCGCCGACCTCATTCGGCACAAAGCACGTCAACTCGTAGGCAAGGCCGGATTCACCGAGGACGACAGACCCGACCTCGAACAGGAACTGATGATCGATCTGCTGCAGCGGATGCGGCATTTCAATCCCGCAAAGGCCAAGAAGACCACCTTCATGGCCCGGATCGTCGAACGTCACATCTCCACCATTCTGGAGGCCCGGTTCGCCCAATGCCGGGACTGGCGGCTCTGCCAAACCTCGCTCAACGAACCCCTCGACAACGGTGAAGGCGACACCACCGAGCGGATCGACTTCCTGGACAGCGAAGGCTCTCTGGGAAGCGGCACCCGCGAGACAAGGGAGCGCCTCGCCCATGAGATCCGCATGGATCTCGACCGGGCCATCGCCTCGCTGCCGGAAGAGCTCCGGGATCTGTGCGTGCGCCTGCACGACAGCACCATGGCCGAAGTCGCCCGAGAGATAGGCATTCCCAGAACCACCCTCTACGAGCGGCTGAGCAAGCTGCGGGACGCGTTCAGCGAGGCTGGCCTGACCGACTACCTGTGA
- a CDS encoding ERCC4 domain-containing protein, with translation MMDRITVVVDTREQEPYSFDTDKVSAVRKALPAGDYSLVGLEERVAVERKSLTDFVSTVIRGRKRFHRELEKLSAYESACVVVECNFRDLVDGRYRSDAHPHALIGTVASIVVDFGVPVYFCSDRQAACRFVEEYLTRFHRRIARCQKEMRVTRRDSGEE, from the coding sequence ATGATGGACCGGATCACCGTTGTCGTCGACACCCGCGAACAGGAGCCCTACAGCTTCGATACAGACAAGGTTTCGGCAGTTCGCAAAGCGCTGCCCGCCGGTGATTACTCACTGGTCGGCCTCGAGGAACGGGTGGCGGTGGAGCGTAAATCCCTGACGGATTTCGTCTCCACCGTCATCCGGGGGCGAAAGCGGTTCCACCGCGAGTTGGAAAAGCTCTCTGCCTACGAATCCGCCTGCGTGGTTGTCGAGTGCAACTTTCGCGATCTGGTCGACGGCCGCTACCGCAGCGATGCCCACCCGCACGCGCTGATCGGAACGGTCGCCTCCATCGTCGTCGACTTCGGTGTCCCCGTCTACTTCTGCTCGGACCGGCAGGCCGCCTGCCGTTTTGTCGAGGAGTACCTGACACGTTTTCACCGGAGGATCGCGAGATGCCAAAAAGAAATGAGAGTAACCCGGCGCGACTCCGGGGAAGAATAG
- a CDS encoding SF1B family DNA helicase RecD2: MPKRNESNPARLRGRIERVYYAGPKFSAGRLLTPTGEEVQFAGNLFARENQPVVLLGSWATHPKYGRQFKVDGMEHDLELDPEGLIHYLANHPEIKGIGPAKARLIVESFGDAFEETLLNDPERIALKARLPLEAAKRLRDEWLKNRSVNAVMAWLSAFGLTHHQVTTLVERLGGNCLDILKEDPYILIREIRGFGFKKVDKIARKLGTPKDHTPRIRAGLNFCVREALDNGHCWIEYEDLVDQANLLLVMDALDSRVRIESALDALIEEQALSCDSHGGRFVVALPEIVRMERELASLFGQAETPNPHFQSVKKLDALIRRCAATLNEKQLEAVHSALHHSISLISGGAGSGKSYTISVINTICEESDLEVVLAAPTGKAAKRLEEVSGSSGTTIHRLLGYDGKGFSRSKENPIDADVLVVDEFSMVDVPLAWHLFEAVDLSRTTVLLVGDHNQLPPVGPGNILRDLIQTRAIPTVILDKVVRQAGVLKENCTAVLKGEVRKTSEASVGGCRDWYLVDQFTDPMAARSFLLELFQERLDALGFDIIKDVQVLTPTHKGPLGTKELNEELQRLIQRKLWNTEVPPVAMGRRAPFLKHDKVIQTRNNYDLNVMNGAIGHVVDVLANGTLVIDFDGMPVEMEKGSPDLQDLQLAYALTIHKTQGSEFPCAVVVVHKAHSFMHHRNLLYTGVTRARRTAIVLGDHWGIQNCAKRCQVDDRRTFMPLFLDAAQHAEADFARVAEAE, from the coding sequence ATGCCAAAAAGAAATGAGAGTAACCCGGCGCGACTCCGGGGAAGAATAGAGCGCGTTTACTATGCCGGACCCAAGTTCTCCGCAGGCCGACTGCTCACCCCGACCGGTGAGGAAGTCCAGTTCGCGGGCAATTTGTTCGCCCGGGAAAATCAGCCTGTGGTCCTGCTCGGGTCGTGGGCCACCCATCCCAAATACGGCCGTCAGTTCAAGGTCGACGGGATGGAGCACGACCTCGAACTCGATCCGGAGGGGCTGATCCACTATCTGGCCAACCATCCGGAGATCAAGGGCATTGGTCCGGCCAAGGCCAGATTGATCGTCGAGAGTTTCGGCGACGCCTTTGAAGAAACCCTTCTGAACGACCCCGAGCGCATCGCGCTCAAAGCTCGGCTGCCCCTGGAGGCGGCCAAGCGGCTGCGTGACGAATGGTTGAAGAACCGCAGCGTCAACGCCGTCATGGCCTGGCTGTCGGCATTCGGTCTGACCCATCATCAGGTCACCACCCTGGTAGAAAGGCTCGGCGGCAACTGCCTCGATATCCTGAAGGAAGACCCGTACATCCTCATTCGGGAGATCCGGGGATTCGGCTTCAAGAAGGTCGACAAGATCGCCCGCAAGCTGGGCACCCCCAAGGACCACACCCCTCGTATCCGCGCTGGGTTAAATTTCTGCGTCCGTGAAGCCCTGGACAATGGTCACTGCTGGATCGAATACGAGGATCTGGTGGATCAGGCCAACCTGCTGCTGGTCATGGATGCCTTGGACAGCCGGGTCCGTATCGAGAGCGCCCTCGACGCGCTCATCGAAGAACAGGCGCTTTCCTGCGATTCCCACGGCGGACGTTTCGTGGTCGCTCTGCCGGAGATCGTCCGCATGGAGCGGGAGCTGGCCTCGTTGTTCGGCCAGGCCGAAACACCCAACCCGCATTTCCAGTCCGTCAAGAAGCTCGATGCCCTGATTCGGCGCTGCGCGGCGACGCTGAACGAGAAGCAGCTCGAAGCGGTGCACTCGGCCCTCCACCACAGCATCAGCCTGATTTCGGGTGGAGCCGGTTCGGGCAAGAGCTACACCATTTCGGTCATCAACACTATCTGCGAGGAGAGCGACCTGGAGGTCGTGCTCGCCGCGCCGACCGGTAAGGCCGCCAAGCGCCTGGAGGAAGTCAGCGGTAGCAGCGGCACCACCATCCACCGTCTGCTCGGCTATGACGGCAAGGGTTTCTCGCGTAGCAAGGAGAACCCCATCGATGCCGATGTCCTGGTGGTCGACGAGTTTTCGATGGTCGATGTGCCCCTGGCATGGCACTTGTTCGAGGCGGTCGATCTGTCGCGGACCACGGTGCTGCTGGTCGGCGATCACAACCAACTTCCGCCGGTGGGACCCGGAAACATCCTACGCGATCTGATCCAGACACGCGCCATCCCCACAGTCATCCTCGACAAGGTCGTGCGTCAGGCGGGCGTCCTCAAGGAGAACTGCACCGCCGTTCTCAAGGGCGAGGTGCGCAAGACCAGCGAGGCGTCGGTGGGCGGATGCCGGGATTGGTATCTGGTGGATCAGTTCACCGACCCGATGGCGGCACGCTCGTTCCTGCTGGAGTTGTTTCAGGAGCGGCTCGACGCCCTGGGTTTCGACATCATCAAGGACGTGCAGGTGCTGACGCCGACCCACAAGGGACCGCTCGGCACCAAGGAATTGAACGAGGAACTGCAGCGGCTCATCCAGCGCAAACTCTGGAACACCGAAGTGCCGCCGGTCGCTATGGGCCGCCGCGCTCCGTTTCTCAAGCACGACAAGGTCATCCAGACCCGGAACAATTACGACCTGAATGTGATGAACGGTGCCATCGGCCATGTGGTCGATGTCCTCGCGAACGGCACCCTGGTCATCGACTTCGACGGCATGCCGGTGGAGATGGAAAAGGGTTCGCCCGACCTGCAGGATCTGCAGCTCGCCTATGCGCTCACCATCCACAAAACCCAGGGTTCCGAATTCCCCTGCGCCGTGGTGGTGGTCCACAAGGCACATTCCTTCATGCACCACCGCAATCTGCTCTACACCGGGGTGACTCGTGCCCGGCGCACCGCCATTGTCCTGGGTGACCATTGGGGCATCCAGAACTGCGCCAAGCGTTGCCAGGTGGATGACCGCCGGACCTTTATGCCCCTGTTCCTGGACGCCGCCCAACACGCGGAAGCCGATTTCGCCCGTGTCGCGGAGGCCGAATGA
- a CDS encoding PD-(D/E)XK nuclease family protein, translating into MSELMTTTYSMWRLFRNCRMACKWRYIDELVPLERDPNLAFGSVIHDCLECWHGERDLAKVLDHIDRTYPNRAQDDHQQADWHLARAMMSAYAEHYPAEAFEVVALEKTFEGPIVNPATGATSRSFILAGKVDGIVRQDGQYFLLEHKTASQIDASYLERLWTDFQIILYAWYLEQTLGITVSGIIYNVLVKAKLRQGKGETEAEFEARRAELIAKSKTGKSSAKRKLAEDDDTFQQRLQEKYLEPGMFHREVLYISRDQFEELRAELWELSKAMLDARRRNTFYRNTSYCFQYGRPCAYFQLCRSGGNPNVIENHFQRIAPHEELRDGAGEDAAPVF; encoded by the coding sequence ATGAGCGAGCTGATGACCACCACCTATTCCATGTGGCGGCTGTTCCGCAACTGCCGCATGGCCTGCAAGTGGCGCTACATCGACGAGCTGGTGCCGCTCGAACGCGACCCCAATCTGGCCTTCGGCTCGGTCATTCACGACTGCCTGGAGTGCTGGCACGGCGAGCGGGATCTGGCCAAGGTCCTCGACCACATCGACCGGACCTATCCGAACCGAGCGCAGGACGATCATCAACAGGCCGACTGGCATCTCGCCCGAGCCATGATGAGCGCCTATGCGGAACACTATCCGGCTGAAGCGTTCGAGGTCGTCGCGCTTGAGAAGACCTTCGAAGGTCCCATCGTCAACCCGGCGACCGGGGCGACCTCACGCAGTTTCATTCTCGCCGGGAAGGTGGACGGCATCGTCCGTCAGGATGGCCAGTATTTCCTGCTGGAACACAAAACCGCCTCGCAGATCGACGCCAGCTACCTGGAGCGGCTGTGGACCGATTTCCAGATCATCCTCTACGCCTGGTACCTGGAGCAGACCCTCGGCATCACGGTCAGCGGCATCATCTACAACGTCCTGGTCAAGGCCAAATTGCGCCAGGGAAAAGGTGAGACCGAAGCCGAATTCGAAGCCCGCCGGGCGGAGCTGATTGCCAAGTCGAAAACCGGCAAGAGCAGCGCCAAGCGCAAGCTGGCGGAGGACGACGACACCTTTCAGCAGCGGCTCCAGGAGAAGTACCTCGAGCCGGGCATGTTCCATCGCGAGGTGCTCTACATCTCCCGCGACCAGTTCGAGGAACTGCGGGCGGAGCTGTGGGAGCTCTCCAAGGCCATGCTCGACGCCCGTCGGCGCAACACCTTCTACCGCAACACCAGCTACTGCTTCCAGTACGGACGGCCCTGCGCCTACTTCCAGCTCTGCCGCTCGGGCGGCAACCCCAACGTCATCGAAAACCATTTCCAACGGATCGCCCCGCACGAAGAGCTGCGGGACGGAGCCGGTGAAGACGCCGCTCCGGTGTTTTGA
- a CDS encoding DUF669 domain-containing protein — MEHYENQSSSNLDLAQFDDAFETAEVEEREFEAVPDGKYQVNVDRVELTRAQTSGNPMLKWTLRILAPTHKGRLLWRNNVMASNENIKWLKQDLYTCGLQLQKLSDLPGHLEQLLNIKLEVTKRTRGENENIYFNRRIVMADDAGAPGAAMDDMIPF; from the coding sequence ATGGAACACTACGAAAACCAATCCAGCAGCAACCTCGACCTGGCGCAGTTCGACGACGCCTTTGAAACCGCCGAAGTCGAGGAACGTGAGTTCGAGGCCGTCCCCGACGGCAAGTACCAGGTCAACGTCGACCGGGTCGAACTGACCCGCGCCCAGACCTCGGGCAATCCCATGCTCAAATGGACTCTGCGCATTCTCGCGCCGACCCACAAGGGTCGTCTGCTCTGGCGCAACAACGTCATGGCCAGCAACGAGAACATCAAGTGGCTCAAGCAGGACCTCTACACCTGCGGGCTGCAGCTTCAGAAGCTCTCCGACCTGCCGGGCCACCTCGAGCAGCTTCTCAACATCAAGCTGGAGGTGACCAAGCGCACTCGCGGTGAAAACGAGAACATCTACTTCAACCGTCGCATTGTCATGGCCGATGATGCCGGGGCTCCCGGCGCGGCGATGGACGACATGATCCCGTTCTGA